The Porphyrobacter sp. LM 6 sequence TGCTGACCCCGGCGCCCGGCCGGTCGATCCGCACCACCTCAGCGCCCAAATCGGCGAGCAGCATCGCGACGTGCGGCCCCGGCCCGATGCCGCTGAATTCGATGACCTTGAGGCCGGCAAGCGGCCCTGCAACCTGATTCATGACAATCTCCCTCTCCCCGGTCTGTGGCGCGCACCGCGCAGGAGAGCAAGCCTGCGATTTTTGCCGAGGCAAACCGCCCGCGGTTGACAGGTCTGGCGGCGCACTGTTCAAGCGATTGCGCATCGCAGCAATTTGGAAGTCGGTTGATGAACTCGGATGTTCCCAAGGTTCTTGCCGTGGCATCCGCCGGAGGCCATTGGGAACAACTGATGCAGTTGCGTCCGGTGCTCGACACCTATGACGTGCGCTTCGTGACGACGCGCCGCGATGCCGGCGAACATGGTGGCATAGACGCCCCGCTCACCCTGCCTGATTGCAACAAGCAGACCCCAATCCGCGCAATGCTCTGCGCTCTGGCGGCATTGTGGCTGGTCTTGCGCGAGCGGCCCGATGTGATCGTGACGACCGGTGCCGCGCCGGGATTTTTCTGCCTCATGGCCGGACGACTGGTCGGCGCGCGCACCCTGCGGATCGACAGCGTCGCCAATGGCGAGCAATTCTCGCTCAGTGGGCGGCTGGCGCAGAGCATTGCCGACGAATGCTGGACCCAGTGGGCCCATCTGGCCACAGACCATCGCCCGCGCTTTCACGGAGCAGTGCTATGATCCTCGTCACGGTTGGTATGCAGCCTTGGGTTCGACCGGCTGATCGCCGCGATGGATGCGCTGGCGACCGAACTGGGCCACCCGGTCATCGCCCAGACCGGCAAGAGCAGTTACCGGCCGCAACACATGGAAGCGCGCGAACGCATCGCTCCCGAGGAGTTCGAATAGCTGGTGGAACGCTCGCGCCTGATCGTCAGCCATGCCGGGATCGGCACGATCCTGACCGCCGCCCGCTTCGCCAAGCCGATCGTCCTTATCCCGCGCCGCGCCGCGCTGGAAGAGCATCGTAACGATCACCAGCTCGCCACAGTCGCACAGCTTGCAACGCGGCCGGGGATCCTCGTCGCCCGGGATGAAACCGAACTGTCCGACCGGATTGCCGAAGGGCTGGCGATGGACGTGCTTCCCGGACAGGAACCCCCGACCGCACGGCAACTCAATGATGCGATCGCTGCCTTCATCGAAGGCCGGCCAATCTAGCAAACAAGCCTAACGCGATTTTAAGGGCTTCTGCGCCATGTCTTGCGACCAAGGCAGGACACTGATCGCATGAACGCACCCTTCGATGCCGCCGCCGCGCTCGCGCGCAAGGCCGCCAGCCATCCCGCACCCGACCACGAAGTCGCGGTGATCGGATTGGGCTATATCGGCCTGCCGACCGCCTCCGTGCTCGCCAGCCACGGCTGGAACGTGTGCGGCGTCGATGTGTCCGAAAGCGTTGTCGCGACCGTGAATGCCGGGGGCGTGCATATCGAGGAATGTGATCTCGATGCGCTGGTGCATGATGCCATCGCCGCGGGCACGCTGATCGCGGCTACGGCGGTGCCGACCGCGAGCTTCTACATGATTGCCGTGCCGACCCCGCTCGGCGCCTATAACATGCCCGACATCTCCTGTGTCGAGACCGCCGCACGCGCCATCGCGCCCACGCTTCTTCCCGGGGCCTGCGTGATCGTCGAAAGCACCTCGCCGGTCGGCACGACCGAACGGGTCGCCGCGATCATCGCCGAAATGCGCCCCGATCTGGTAGTGCCGCGTGACGGCTTTGGCGGGGACGCCGACATTGCGCTGGCCTATTGTCCCGAACGTGTGCTGCCGGGCCGGATCGTCAACGAGCTGGTGCATAATGACCGCGTGATCGGCGGCGTGACCCCGGCCTGCGCCAGCCGCGCGGCGGTGCTCTATGCCAGCTTCGTCAAGGGCGATTGCCTGACCACCTCCGCGCGCGTGGCCGAGACGGTGAAGCTGGTCGAAAACAGCTTCCGCGACGTGAACATCGCCTTCGCCAACGAGCTTTCGATGATCGCCGACGAGATCGGGGTGGATGTGTGGGACGTGATCCGGCTGGCCAACCGCCACCCGCGCGTCAACATCCTGCAACCCGGTCCCGGCGTGGGCGGGCATTGTATCGCGGTTGATCCGTGGTTTCTCGTCGCGAGCGCTCCGCAAGCGGCACGGCTGGTGCGGACCGCGCGCGAGGTCAATGACCACAAGGCGCTGCATACCGAAGCGAAGATCCGTGCGCTGATCGATGCCGTGCCCGATGGCAAGGTCGCGCTGCTCGGCCTCGCCTTCAAACCCGATATCGACGACTTCCGCGAAAGCCCCGCGCTCGAAATCACCGAGGCGCTGGCGCACACCGACGGACACCGCCTGCTGGTGGTCGAACCCTTCGCCGAAACGCTGCCTGAAGCGCTGGCCGCAACCGGCGCGCAGCTGGTGACGCTTGACGCGGCGCTGGCAGCGGCCGAGATTGTGGTGGTGCTGGTCGATCACACCGCGTTCAGGCATCTCTCCCCGTCCGATCTGGCGGGCAAGCTGGTGTTCGATACGCGCGGTATGCTGCGGCGATGACCGCGCGCGCGCCCCAGACAGGCGCAAAGCCACGCATCCTTATCACCTTCGGCACCCGGCCCGAGGCGATCAAGATGTTTCCGGTGGTGGCAGCGCTGCGGGAATCCGGGGCGTTCGATGTGAAAGTGGTCGTCACGGCCCAACATCGCGAATTGCTGGACTCCGTACTCGCTCTAGCCTCGCTTAGACCCGACCTAGACCTCAACTTGATGCAGCCTAGCCAGTCGCTGGATGCGCTCTCGAGCCGGGTTCTGACCCGCTTCGGGGAGGCTTTGGATGCCCTAAAGCCTGATCGGGTGCTGGTGCACGGCGATACGCTGACCACCATGATGGCCTCGCTGGCATGCTATTTCCGGCGGATACCCGTGGGTCATGTCGAGGCAGGCTTGCGCAGCGGCGACATCTATTCCCCCTGGCCAGAAGAGGTGAACCGCAAGGTCACCGGCGTGATCGCTGACCTGCATTTTGCCCCGACCGAGACCGCTGCGGCGGCCTTGCGTGCTGAAAACGTGAACGAAAATTCCATACACGTCACCGGCAACACGGTGATTGACGCCCTACTGTTTGCGCGGACCAAACTGGCGGAAAATCCGGCGCTCGCACCGGCGATTACGCCGCTCAAAACGCGCTTCTCAGGACAGAAAATCATCGCCGTGACGGCCCACCGGCGCGAGAATTTCGGTGCCGGTATGCAGCAGATTGCCCAGGCACTTCAAAAGCTTGCATCGCGACCGGACGTGGCGATCATCTATCCGCTGCATCCTAATCCCAACGTCGCCGACGTAATGCGTCCAGCGCTGGCCGGGCATAACCGGATCGCCTTGATCAACCCGCTGGATTATCTTGATTTTGTCGCCATGCTCGAAGCGAGCGACATGGTGCTCACCGATTCCGGCGGCATCCAGGAAGAGGCGCCCAGCCTCGGCAAGCCGGTGCTGGTGATGCGCGATACGACCGAGCGGCCCGAAGGTGTGGCCGCCGGAACTGCACGGTTGGTGGGCGCAGATGCATCTGTAATTGTTTCTGAAACTGTTCGGTTGCTTGATAATGTGGAAGCCTATGAGGCGATGGCGCGGGCGCACAACCCCTATGGCGACGGGCACGCCAGCACGCAGATCGTGGGACACTTGCTTGCCGCGCTCTAGCCGCGCTTTACCAGCGCGTTGTTAAGCAGGGCGCCAATTCAGGCCGACCCGAACACTACCGCCCTTTCGACAAGCGCTGGAATTATGGCGACCTGAAGGCGTGTCAAATCTTCTTACCCGACTTTGGCCTAGGGCAAGACCCGAAGTCTGCGCGCGGAACCGCCTCGACGGCAAGCCAAGTCATGGCTGCAATAGCTACGGACCCAGATCGAGGCCTTCGCTGAGCACTACAACTACCTGCGCTGCCACGCGAGAACATGGGAAGGGTGAAGCCGGCTAATGCCTTCTAGAAGAG is a genomic window containing:
- a CDS encoding glucuronosyltransferase, which gives rise to MARTAQESKPAIFAEANRPRLTGLAAHCSSDCASQQFGSRLMNSDVPKVLAVASAGGHWEQLMQLRPVLDTYDVRFVTTRRDAGEHGGIDAPLTLPDCNKQTPIRAMLCALAALWLVLRERPDVIVTTGAAPGFFCLMAGRLVGARTLRIDSVANGEQFSLSGRLAQSIADECWTQWAHLATDHRPRFHGAVL
- the wecB gene encoding non-hydrolyzing UDP-N-acetylglucosamine 2-epimerase, which encodes MTARAPQTGAKPRILITFGTRPEAIKMFPVVAALRESGAFDVKVVVTAQHRELLDSVLALASLRPDLDLNLMQPSQSLDALSSRVLTRFGEALDALKPDRVLVHGDTLTTMMASLACYFRRIPVGHVEAGLRSGDIYSPWPEEVNRKVTGVIADLHFAPTETAAAALRAENVNENSIHVTGNTVIDALLFARTKLAENPALAPAITPLKTRFSGQKIIAVTAHRRENFGAGMQQIAQALQKLASRPDVAIIYPLHPNPNVADVMRPALAGHNRIALINPLDYLDFVAMLEASDMVLTDSGGIQEEAPSLGKPVLVMRDTTERPEGVAAGTARLVGADASVIVSETVRLLDNVEAYEAMARAHNPYGDGHASTQIVGHLLAAL
- a CDS encoding glycosyltransferase, with product MERSRLIVSHAGIGTILTAARFAKPIVLIPRRAALEEHRNDHQLATVAQLATRPGILVARDETELSDRIAEGLAMDVLPGQEPPTARQLNDAIAAFIEGRPI
- the wecC gene encoding UDP-N-acetyl-D-mannosamine dehydrogenase encodes the protein MNAPFDAAAALARKAASHPAPDHEVAVIGLGYIGLPTASVLASHGWNVCGVDVSESVVATVNAGGVHIEECDLDALVHDAIAAGTLIAATAVPTASFYMIAVPTPLGAYNMPDISCVETAARAIAPTLLPGACVIVESTSPVGTTERVAAIIAEMRPDLVVPRDGFGGDADIALAYCPERVLPGRIVNELVHNDRVIGGVTPACASRAAVLYASFVKGDCLTTSARVAETVKLVENSFRDVNIAFANELSMIADEIGVDVWDVIRLANRHPRVNILQPGPGVGGHCIAVDPWFLVASAPQAARLVRTAREVNDHKALHTEAKIRALIDAVPDGKVALLGLAFKPDIDDFRESPALEITEALAHTDGHRLLVVEPFAETLPEALAATGAQLVTLDAALAAAEIVVVLVDHTAFRHLSPSDLAGKLVFDTRGMLRR